A stretch of Prunus dulcis chromosome 6, ALMONDv2, whole genome shotgun sequence DNA encodes these proteins:
- the LOC117630070 gene encoding protein MAIN-LIKE 2-like yields the protein MEALDIEALDMEAPVLALAPVPAPAPHTPHEPLNNLVRWPITEELREALTRIGLGFFERFKFQMRLDCTMLNALLRHYDRNLKCFIFNGNSLYFSLVDVLLITGMPIDGRPVIGRIGKTENVFFNAFGIDPPPESLDGGRIRLSWLREKYSNNPVRPDEDGWAHYLRAYIMYVIGSYLIPDDCTGLVSAQYLGLLDNLQEVGSYAWGAAAWASLYNSLDRGIVNGLAYALMVFAIEHIKPLRTELIGETVDLPMECPLMVSWSHLLHKRLKANTVPKFGVYMQILGNVTDENFIQRPYQRLSHTLLREGYERYTLQLAKACSVTLCINYHIVVPHKPNNYARQFGFENIDLDSIPELPDVVVEVRKKGPKKDLNLADHGHFPLYINSWLGRFPLRGPRIAGLVGPPYAVELLALDAPDVPVQALHDNPPQSPHNGLVLAPHDGEPLMETACKTTSNAQSFNDSSIARTKPKRDVRKPIMFQDEYSR from the exons ATGGAAGCTCTAGATATTGAAGCTCTAGATATGGAAGCTCCGGTTCTAGCTCTAGCTCCAGTTCCGGCTCCGGCCCCACAT ACGCCACATGAACCGTTGAACAATTTGGTGCGTTGGCCAATAACAGAGGAACTTAGGGAGGCATTGACTAGGATAGGTTTAGGATTCTTTGAACGTTTTAAGTTCCAAATGAGGTTGGATTGTACCATGCTAAATGCTTTGCTACGACACTATGATCGTAATTTAAAGTGTTTTATCTTTAATGGTAATTCACTCTATTTTAGTTTAGTAGATGTCCTTCTCATCACCGGTATGCCGATTGACGGTAGACCGGTTATTGGTAGGATAGGGAAAACCgaaaatgtattttttaatgCTTTTGGTATCGATCCTCCTCCAGAGTCTTTGGATGGAGGGAGGATTAGGCTTAGTTGGTTAAGAGAAAAGTATAGTAATAACCCAGTACGTCCAGATGAGGATGGGTGGGCACACTATCTTAGAGCCTACATCATGTATGTCATTGGGTCATATTTAATACCCGATGACTGCACTGGATTAGTTTCTGCCCAGTATTTGGGGCTCTTGGACAATCTTCAGGAGGTTGGTAGCTATGCGTGGGGCGCAGCCGCTTGGGCGAGCTTGTACAACTCTTTGGATCGAGGAATCGTAAACGGCTTGGCCTATGCTCTCATG GTATTTGCAATAGAGCATATAAAGCCACTACGTACAGAGCTGATAGGGGAGACAGTGGATCTCCCGATGGAGTGTCCATTAATGGTGTCGTGGTCCCACCTTCTCCACAAACGCTTGAAGGCGAACACAGTTCCCAAGTTTGGAGTCTACATGCAAATTTTGGGGAACGTGACTGATGAAAAT TTCATACAGCGGCCTTATCAGAGGCTTAGCCATACTCTTCTAAGGGAGGGTTATGAGCGTTATACCCTTCAGCTGGCTAAGGCATGCTCAGTGACTCTGTGCATCAATTATCACATAGTCGTCCCTCACAAACCAAACAACTATGCTAGGCAGTTTGGTTTCGAGAATATAGACCTGGATTCGATTCCAGAGCTTCCTGATGTGGTGGTTGAAGTAAGAAAGAAGGGGCCAAAGAAAGATTTAAATCTTGCGGACCACGGACACTTTCCCCTGTACATTAACAGCTGGCTTGGCAGGTTTCCTTTGAGAGGGCCACGAATAG CTGGTTTGGTAGGTCCTCCATACGCTGTGGAATTGCTGGCGCTTGATGCACCTGACGTGCCTGTGCAGGCCCTTCATGACAACCCACCGCAGTCCCCGCATAACGGGCTTGTGCTTGCCCCTCATGATGGAGAGCCATTGATGGAGACAGCTTGCAAAACTACTTCCAATGCCCAATCATTTAATGATTCTAGCATTGCAAGGACTAAGCCCAAGAGAGATGTTAGGAAACCTATCATGTTTCAAGATGAGTATAGTCGATGA
- the LOC117630074 gene encoding U5 small nuclear ribonucleoprotein 200 kDa helicase-like → MMRFDEKSSNFYCTEIGRIASHFYVQCSSVETYNEVLRRHMNETEFLRVNPEAGLFFFDSSYLPVPLHSSISVLVSRILQNCRMVYATRRLLNHSGKVNMQWYSFILERTHQKQLRNWEVKMILWHQANSWTNIIELSLLFPGDVSVLARENDAPCCEYGNKLEWRPSLDLVLGGGGIREGHRGCWVSKFFIL, encoded by the exons ATGATGCGCTTTGATGAGAAAAGTAGCAACTTCTATTGTACAGAAATTGGTCGAATTGCAAGCCACTTTTATGTTCAATGCTCGAGTGTTGAAACATACAATGAAGTGTTGAGACGCCACATGAATGAGACTGAG TTTCTGAGAGTGAATCCAGAAGCAGgactcttcttctttgattctAGTTATCTCCCTGTGCCCTTGCACAGCAGTATATCGGTATTAGTGAGCAGAATTTTACAGAACTGCAGAATGGTATATGCTACAAGAAG GTTGTTGAATCACTCGGGCAAGGTTAACATGCAATGGTATTCCTTCATTCTCGAAAGGACACACCAAAAACAGCTCAGAAATTG GGAGGTGAAGATGATTTTATGGCATCAAGCCAACAGTTGGACTAACATCATCGAGCTTTCCTTGCTTTTTCCTGGGGATGTATCTGTACTTGCCAGAGAGAATGATGCTCCTTGCTGTGAGTATGGCAACAAACTAGAATGGAGGCCTAGTCTTGATTTAGTTCTCGGTGGAGGCGGCATCAGAGAAGGACATAGAGGCTGTTGggtttccaaattttttattttgtaa